Below is a window of Halobaculum lipolyticum DNA.
CCGCGACGGAGGTGGCCGCCGAGACCGTCTACACGACCGCCGCGTCGGCCGACCCGACGCTCGTCGACCAACTCGCCGCCTCCCCGGGGTTCCTGTTCCTCTGTGGCGGCCTGCTCGCACTGGCGCTGGTCGCGCTGTACGCCCGGCGCCGCGGCGGGAGCTAACCGCCCGCGGGACCCCGGATCGGGGCGGCGACGCGGATAGCTAAAACCGCCGTTTGACCATAGAGAAAGTACTTGACACGAGCGGCGCAAGCGATGTGTACGGTCCCCGGTGACGCGCCGGCCCTCCCGAGCGGTCTCCGCCACCCCGGTCGCCCCGTGCGACCAGCCCTCCTCTTGCGGAGCCGTCGACCCCCTCCTCCCCGACCGGACGATCCCCCGCTCACTCGCGCACCGGGACCGTGAACTCCTCGAACACCTCGCCGTCGGGCGTGACCAGCCGTCCCGAGAGCCCGTCGGCCGTCCGGTCGAGTTCGGCGTGTGCCGGGCGGTTACCTCGCGGCTGGGCGTAGCTCCCGGGGTTGACGAGCGGGACGGCGCCGGAGTCGTCGAACTCGGGGCGGTGACTGTGCCCGAACACGACGAGGTCGGCGTCGCGCTCGCGGCCGAACAGCGCCAGCCCCGTGGCGCCGCTGCGGCTCCGGTGGCGCACCGCCAGCGTCGCGCCCTCGTAGCCGACGACGCGCTCCTCGGGGAGGCGCTCGCGCAGCGGCGCGTCGTCGTTGTTGCCCGTGACGCCGTACACCGTGTCGTTCACCCGGAGCAGGTCGTCGAGCACCGCTTCGCGGTAGAAGTCGCCCGCGTGGACCACCGCGTCGGCCTCGCGGACCGCCTCGAGGGTCCGGCCGCGGAGGCGGTGTCCGTCCGTGCCGTGCGTGTCGGAGACGAGGACCAGCATACG
It encodes the following:
- a CDS encoding metallophosphoesterase; translated protein: MLVLVSDTHGTDGHRLRGRTLEAVREADAVVHAGDFYREAVLDDLLRVNDTVYGVTGNNDDAPLRERLPEERVVGYEGATLAVRHRSRSGATGLALFGRERDADLVVFGHSHRPEFDDSGAVPLVNPGSYAQPRGNRPAHAELDRTADGLSGRLVTPDGEVFEEFTVPVRE